ACAATATCAACTACCGCTAATACGATGATGGCAATCAACATAAATAAATAAATATTATCCATAAGTTTTAATTAAAATAAGTTTGCAAATATCTTTACTGTTTTCGATTGCAATGTTATGACAATGTTATGTTTTTTACTTAAAAATGGATGTCAAATCCAAGTCTAAAGGTAATATTATCTTCGCTACCATTAACTGTTGTATAGCTTAAATCTGTTTGTACTTTTAATTTGTGTCCTACTACGTATTTAGAACCACCTAAGGTGTATTGTTTTGTTGGAAGACTTCCTGTGATATCTTTATAAGTTAAAGATGTAAAACGACCGGCTATTTCATAATTACTTTTAAATAAGTACCCTGCTTGAAAATTTACGGCGTTTCCTGTTAAAACTATGTCTCCTGTTGGGGTGATACCATCACTATCTATTGCGATAGGTTGATCAGCATCTCTTTTTGCATATTCGCCCATAAAAGAAAAACCTTTGTATTTAAACATGGCATCTGCAAATAGTGTGGTGACGTTTGTTTCATATAATGTACCATCGCTTTTAAACATGTAGTCGCCTAACCCACTACGTTCTCTAACAGCATTTTGGTTGTAGTTGTAAGTAAACCCAACCATTAGTTTAGGGCTTGCTTCCCGTTTTAAATCTGCTTGTACATAATCGCCTTTAGACTTAAAGTTTCCTAGAGGTAAAAATTCTAATCGTGCAGTGTATTGTAAACCACCTTCGTTACCTTCTGAAACGTTACGTCCTTCTCCTTGAGAAATGGCTATTTTTTCTCGCATCAAAAACCCTCCTCCTAAATCAGATTTATGTCTAAGTTGGAGACCTAAATCGCGATCAAGATTAAAACGACTGTTTAGTAAAGAACGGTCTATAAGTTGAAGGTTTGCAGAGGATACTACACGTTCTATGTTTCCTGGTAATTTTGTTTGCCCTGCCCAGAGTTCAAAATTTTCTGCAAAATGCCACATGACAACAGCGTCGAGAATAATTCGAGGGGTGTTTCTATTAAAGTCATTAGCGCCAGAAATATCTCTATTGGATAATCCTAACTCTATTTTGTATTTTAATTTTGGACTGTATGCAAAACCATCAAATTTTAGACGTGCGCGACGGACTATAAAATTGTGTTCTGGGTTAGTGTACTGCGAACCGTCATGGTCCCAGGAAGATACCGATCTAACTTGAAAGCGAGGCGCGAATCTTACGCTAAAAGAACTGTCTTTTGCAGTAAAGTTAATTAAACCTTTGCCAAAAGAGGTGTCACTAATTTCTTGGGCATTTACAGAGAATGTGATGCACAGTAAAAGTGCAATACTTAGAGTAAGTTTCATGTAATCATTTATTAGTTTT
This portion of the Olleya sp. Bg11-27 genome encodes:
- a CDS encoding porin; translated protein: MKLTLSIALLLCITFSVNAQEISDTSFGKGLINFTAKDSSFSVRFAPRFQVRSVSSWDHDGSQYTNPEHNFIVRRARLKFDGFAYSPKLKYKIELGLSNRDISGANDFNRNTPRIILDAVVMWHFAENFELWAGQTKLPGNIERVVSSANLQLIDRSLLNSRFNLDRDLGLQLRHKSDLGGGFLMREKIAISQGEGRNVSEGNEGGLQYTARLEFLPLGNFKSKGDYVQADLKREASPKLMVGFTYNYNQNAVRERSGLGDYMFKSDGTLYETNVTTLFADAMFKYKGFSFMGEYAKRDADQPIAIDSDGITPTGDIVLTGNAVNFQAGYLFKSNYEIAGRFTSLTYKDITGSLPTKQYTLGGSKYVVGHKLKVQTDLSYTTVNGSEDNITFRLGFDIHF